The Gammaproteobacteria bacterium genome contains the following window.
GGCATTGCTCACTGGAAAGGTGACGTGCCCAAGAGCAAGTTACAGGATATATTTGGTAATGCGCAGATGCTGATAACCATCAAACCTGAACAGGGCGAACCCTATCAGGGCATCATCGCCCTGCAAGGCGATACCTTAAAGGATGCCATCGAGAATTACTTTAAACAATCCGAACAATTAAACACCCAACTCTGGCTCGCCTCTGATAAAGATACCTGTGCCGGTTTCCTGCTGCAGGAACTCCCTTCTGATGAAGCCGACGAAGATGATAGCTGGAATAATAGCGTGCAACTGGCTGCCACCTTAAAGCCTGATGAGATTCTTGACCTACCCGTTAAAGATCTACTTCACCGACTCTTTCATGAAAAAGATATTCGCCTGTTTGATCCCGAGCCACTCTATTTTCGCTGTAATTGCTCCAATGAACGCATTGCCTCCATGCTCCTTGCCCTGGGCAAGGAAGAAGTGGACTTCATCCTTCAGGAACAATCACTGATCGAGGTAGGCTGTGAATTTTGCAACGCAAATTATAAATTCGATCAGGTTGATATTGATGCCCTGTTTACCAAACCCGAAAAAATTATTACCCCGTCTAGTAAGACTATTCAGTAAGACCTTCTATGTGCAAGCC
Protein-coding sequences here:
- the hslO gene encoding Hsp33 family molecular chaperone HslO, translated to MPNNDLLHRFLIENTRVRGEMVHLNASWQAILERTNYPDNVRQILGEALAACALLSATIKFDGSLILQVRGDGPLHLLVAQANAQGALRGIAHWKGDVPKSKLQDIFGNAQMLITIKPEQGEPYQGIIALQGDTLKDAIENYFKQSEQLNTQLWLASDKDTCAGFLLQELPSDEADEDDSWNNSVQLAATLKPDEILDLPVKDLLHRLFHEKDIRLFDPEPLYFRCNCSNERIASMLLALGKEEVDFILQEQSLIEVGCEFCNANYKFDQVDIDALFTKPEKIITPSSKTIQ